The following proteins come from a genomic window of Helicobacter canadensis MIT 98-5491:
- a CDS encoding ShlB/FhaC/HecB family hemolysin secretion/activation protein encodes MEKLILKNIVLASCLLTGVFGEQNKENAEALEQMIEISPYKNVPQNKNIQNTLKNKQSPLDIKMNKQDSLQKDSKETPNKEGLVAPSNEEFRFKYKFIVDTKEDGKTLTLEDLGINELQLKKAIDSQKKSKLNVETLQEIANIVSYYFQYNGYPSATAYIPQQEITDSIQINILIGKLGEYQVKNYSKHLKKSAISSKLSQSLKGKVLRTKELEDVIYKINEMSGIKASGSLIAGSKYETTDVIITIEDSNKANAMLFFDNYGSKGSGVYRAGVSGALNNLLGYGDSLNYFAQLSDEIQKSYGVTYNAFLGNLKISPRVLRSNYELGGEYENLDAYGNSLDLGVDLSYPLFINTTNSLYLTGGYVYRKLEDIYGSFEVNFNKESNAFYLGTEGTFGLIPNNILSYNTKITYGEVKPRSSFLESSPAMGDFWKFNASLNNSYYFNDSLTQILNLNLQKTLGNYQLDSSETASLGGPYGVRAYPNGFGEADSMILATFGLRANLLNPNFYLTPFYEFAYGWNENYQNNSINMLGRGDKNDVFVDAAGLELLYLMDNRFYVKMDLAKAVHKYVADGKRRDRLYISTGFYF; translated from the coding sequence GTGGAAAAACTTATTTTGAAAAATATCGTTTTAGCTTCTTGTCTTTTAACAGGAGTATTTGGAGAACAAAACAAAGAAAACGCAGAAGCTTTAGAGCAAATGATAGAGATTTCTCCTTATAAAAATGTCCCTCAAAACAAAAACATTCAAAATACTCTAAAAAATAAACAATCCCCTTTAGATATTAAAATGAATAAACAAGATTCTTTACAAAAAGATTCCAAAGAAACCCCAAATAAAGAGGGATTGGTAGCACCAAGTAATGAAGAATTTCGCTTTAAATATAAATTCATTGTAGATACTAAAGAAGATGGAAAAACACTCACTTTAGAAGATCTTGGAATTAATGAATTGCAGCTTAAAAAAGCCATTGACTCACAAAAGAAATCAAAATTAAATGTGGAAACCTTACAAGAAATTGCTAATATCGTTTCTTATTATTTTCAATATAATGGCTACCCATCAGCAACTGCCTATATCCCACAACAAGAAATCACAGATTCAATCCAAATTAATATCTTAATAGGCAAACTTGGGGAATATCAAGTTAAAAATTATTCTAAGCATCTAAAAAAGAGTGCTATTAGCTCTAAATTGAGCCAATCTTTAAAGGGAAAGGTTTTAAGAACTAAAGAATTAGAAGATGTGATTTATAAAATCAATGAAATGTCAGGAATTAAAGCAAGTGGAAGTTTGATTGCAGGAAGCAAGTATGAAACTACAGATGTGATTATTACAATAGAAGATTCTAACAAAGCCAATGCGATGCTTTTCTTTGATAATTATGGAAGCAAGGGTTCTGGTGTTTATAGAGCGGGTGTGAGTGGTGCTTTAAACAATCTCTTAGGATATGGGGATTCTCTTAATTACTTTGCACAACTTTCTGATGAAATACAAAAGAGTTATGGAGTAACTTATAATGCCTTTTTAGGAAATCTTAAAATCTCTCCTAGAGTGCTTAGGAGTAATTATGAATTAGGGGGAGAATATGAGAATTTAGATGCCTATGGAAATTCTCTAGATTTAGGAGTAGATTTATCCTATCCACTTTTTATTAACACCACTAATTCTCTATACCTTACTGGAGGTTATGTTTATAGAAAGCTTGAAGATATTTATGGAAGCTTTGAAGTTAATTTTAATAAAGAAAGTAATGCCTTTTATTTAGGAACTGAAGGAACCTTTGGTTTAATCCCCAATAATATTCTAAGCTACAATACAAAAATAACTTATGGAGAAGTTAAGCCTAGAAGCTCCTTTTTAGAATCAAGTCCTGCTATGGGAGATTTTTGGAAGTTTAATGCCTCTTTAAATAACTCTTATTATTTTAATGATAGCTTGACACAAATTCTTAATCTTAATTTGCAAAAAACATTGGGAAATTATCAATTAGATTCTAGTGAAACTGCATCTCTAGGAGGACCTTATGGCGTTAGGGCTTATCCTAATGGATTTGGAGAAGCTGATAGTATGATTTTAGCTACATTTGGATTGCGAGCAAATCTTTTAAATCCTAATTTTTATCTTACGCCTTTTTATGAATTTGCGTATGGTTGGAATGAAAACTATCAAAACAATTCAATTAATATGTTAGGCAGGGGAGATAAAAATGATGTCTTTGTGGATGCAGCAGGATTAGAACTGCTTTATCTTATGGATAATCGCTTTTATGTTAAAATGGACTTAGCTAAAGCCGTGCATAAATATGTAGCAGATGGAAAAAGAAGAGATAGACTTTATATAAGCACAGGATTCTACTTCTAA
- the pseC gene encoding UDP-4-amino-4,6-dideoxy-N-acetyl-beta-L-altrosamine transaminase — MIPYGKQEIIQEDIQSVLEVLQSPFITQGPKVTEFESQIAAKVGAKYAVGVNSATSALHCAILALGLREGDWLWTTPISFVASSNCALYCGAKVDFVDIDKKTYNLDVNLLEEKLKKTKKSKLPKVLVAVHFAGQSCEMERIWQLSQKYGFKIVEDASHALGGKYRTYPIGNCRFSDIVVFSFHPVKIITSAEGGMAVTNNLKYAEKMQKLRSHGITKEKEEFENKKNVVPWYYEQQILGYNYRLSDLHASLGISQLKRLDTYVQKRNELAKFYNERLADLEITLPFVESHNYSAFHLYVILLNKNSGIKRRELYMRLLELGIAPQVHYIPIHLQPFYARFGFKKGDFKNAEKYYKNTLTLPLYPTLTFEEQEKVIEALRRWIVCK, encoded by the coding sequence ATACAAAGTGTGCTAGAAGTTTTGCAATCGCCTTTTATCACTCAAGGACCAAAGGTTACAGAGTTTGAATCGCAAATTGCAGCAAAGGTAGGTGCAAAGTATGCTGTGGGAGTTAATAGTGCTACTTCAGCATTGCATTGTGCGATTTTGGCTTTGGGTTTGCGTGAGGGAGATTGGCTTTGGACTACTCCTATTAGTTTTGTGGCATCAAGTAATTGCGCACTTTATTGTGGGGCAAAAGTGGATTTTGTAGATATTGATAAAAAAACCTATAATCTTGATGTAAATTTGCTAGAAGAAAAGCTTAAAAAAACCAAGAAAAGTAAATTACCTAAAGTGTTAGTAGCAGTTCATTTTGCAGGGCAAAGTTGTGAAATGGAAAGGATTTGGCAGTTATCTCAAAAGTATGGTTTTAAAATTGTGGAGGATGCTTCTCACGCATTGGGTGGTAAATATCGCACCTATCCTATTGGAAATTGTAGGTTTAGCGATATTGTAGTTTTTAGCTTCCATCCGGTGAAAATTATTACTTCTGCAGAGGGCGGAATGGCAGTTACAAATAATCTCAAATACGCAGAAAAAATGCAAAAATTAAGAAGCCATGGAATCACCAAAGAAAAAGAGGAGTTTGAAAATAAAAAAAATGTAGTACCTTGGTATTATGAGCAACAGATTCTAGGCTATAACTATCGCTTGAGTGATTTGCATGCAAGTTTAGGAATCTCTCAATTAAAAAGATTAGATACTTATGTCCAAAAACGCAATGAATTGGCTAAGTTTTATAATGAAAGATTAGCAGATTTAGAAATCACTTTGCCTTTTGTGGAATCGCACAATTATAGTGCTTTTCATCTCTATGTGATTTTATTAAACAAAAATTCTGGAATCAAACGCAGGGAACTTTATATGCGTTTGCTTGAGTTGGGCATTGCTCCACAAGTGCATTATATCCCCATTCATTTACAACCTTTTTATGCACGATTTGGATTTAAAAAAGGTGATTTTAAAAATGCAGAAAAATATTATAAAAATACCCTAACACTCCCTTTGTATCCAACACTAACTTTTGAAGAACAAGAAAAAGTGATTGAAGCTTTAAGGAGGTGGATTGTATGCAAGTAG
- a CDS encoding TonB-dependent receptor domain-containing protein, whose product MICKKSLGYTSITLSLILSTTNANAAEQYLLDTSVVSASGFSQDIKDAPASISVITKEDLENRPVQDIADAISDIPGVNITRGKTGTYDFTIRGFGTGYTLVLVDGKRQNTVNGFHENGFSGVDNSYLPPISMIERIEVIKGPASTLYGGDAIGGVVNIITKKNPDKFTGSVSIETQAQQHYNLYGNSRGVTGYMAFPLIKDELSLALRGKYFGKDPSNLKWPDRSLTNQYASHSPGEYKIGNVGARLNWTINDQNNLYLDAEHYYQYSDTMNTSGRQVRSISSYNRDGVVLNHDGYYTWGTTNTYLQYQYTDQTSKSSTPVANESTVYVAESKATMPFDFNSFGSVMLTTGAQYQWEGFRNDSGTPQTNIYIGQTLEQNIIAPYAEAEYSITENLILTGGLRYTYSDLFEGEFIPRGYLVYHLTNWVTLKGGVAKGYKTPQAKQLGDGVYRVDNGDIHGNSKLSPETSTNYEIGAIFDVWDYGNLSVTAFQTDFKNSIDQDPYANGELMPNGQICAGGTDGCQLIVNRGKDRARGVEVGMDTATWNGFSANLSYTYMEKYDRSGDYKNPWGGSRYTNLPRHIAVVKLNYTQGKFSSFLKATGRYDTLAQSKGGGASAIPGLMKYEDFYILDLGISYKMTKNSTINFVINNLLDKDFFEPYRYESSRGISYANRYQDYTEGRNFWVNYKLDF is encoded by the coding sequence ATGATATGCAAAAAGAGTTTGGGCTACACTTCCATAACCCTATCTTTAATACTTAGCACAACTAATGCAAATGCTGCCGAACAATACTTGCTTGATACTTCAGTAGTAAGTGCTAGTGGTTTTTCTCAAGACATTAAAGATGCACCAGCAAGTATCTCAGTCATCACCAAAGAAGACTTAGAAAATCGCCCCGTTCAAGACATTGCAGATGCCATTAGCGACATTCCAGGTGTCAATATTACAAGGGGGAAAACAGGAACTTATGACTTCACTATCCGTGGATTTGGGACAGGATATACTCTTGTGCTTGTGGATGGAAAGCGTCAAAATACCGTAAATGGATTCCACGAAAATGGCTTTAGTGGTGTGGATAATAGCTATTTGCCTCCCATTTCGATGATTGAGCGTATCGAAGTTATTAAAGGACCTGCTTCCACTCTATATGGAGGAGATGCGATTGGTGGGGTAGTTAATATCATCACTAAGAAAAATCCCGATAAATTTACCGGATCAGTCTCCATTGAAACTCAAGCCCAACAACACTATAACCTTTATGGTAATTCAAGAGGTGTTACTGGCTATATGGCATTCCCACTCATTAAAGATGAGCTTTCTCTTGCCCTAAGAGGAAAATATTTTGGTAAAGATCCAAGCAATTTAAAATGGCCTGATAGAAGCTTAACTAACCAATATGCAAGCCATAGTCCGGGCGAATATAAAATAGGAAATGTAGGAGCAAGACTAAATTGGACAATTAATGATCAAAATAATCTTTATTTAGATGCCGAACATTATTACCAATATTCCGACACAATGAATACAAGCGGTAGGCAAGTTCGATCAATTTCATCCTATAATCGTGATGGAGTAGTTTTAAATCACGATGGTTACTACACTTGGGGGACAACCAATACTTATCTTCAATACCAATACACCGATCAAACTAGCAAATCAAGCACCCCAGTAGCTAATGAAAGCACCGTCTATGTAGCAGAAAGCAAAGCTACAATGCCATTTGACTTCAACTCTTTTGGAAGTGTAATGCTAACAACGGGCGCACAATATCAATGGGAGGGATTTAGAAATGATAGCGGAACCCCACAAACTAATATTTATATCGGACAAACACTAGAACAAAATATCATCGCTCCTTATGCAGAAGCTGAATATTCTATTACAGAAAATCTCATTCTCACAGGTGGTTTGCGTTACACTTATAGCGATTTATTTGAAGGAGAATTTATCCCTAGAGGCTATTTAGTTTATCATCTCACTAACTGGGTTACACTCAAAGGTGGTGTAGCAAAAGGTTACAAAACTCCACAAGCAAAACAATTAGGAGATGGAGTCTATCGCGTAGATAATGGTGATATTCACGGAAACTCTAAACTTAGCCCTGAAACTAGCACTAACTATGAAATTGGAGCAATTTTTGATGTTTGGGATTATGGGAATCTTAGCGTTACAGCTTTCCAAACAGACTTCAAAAACTCTATTGACCAAGATCCTTATGCCAATGGTGAATTAATGCCAAATGGACAAATTTGTGCTGGGGGAACTGATGGTTGCCAACTTATTGTCAATCGCGGAAAAGACAGGGCAAGGGGTGTTGAAGTCGGAATGGACACAGCTACTTGGAATGGCTTTAGTGCAAATCTCTCTTATACTTATATGGAAAAATACGATAGATCTGGAGACTATAAGAATCCTTGGGGAGGAAGCCGATATACCAATCTACCGCGTCATATTGCTGTTGTGAAGCTAAACTATACTCAAGGCAAATTTAGTTCTTTTCTCAAGGCAACAGGGCGTTATGATACCCTAGCTCAAAGCAAAGGTGGAGGAGCAAGTGCGATTCCGGGTCTAATGAAATATGAAGATTTTTATATTTTAGATTTAGGAATTAGCTACAAAATGACAAAAAACTCAACAATCAATTTTGTGATTAACAATCTTTTAGACAAAGATTTCTTTGAACCTTATCGCTATGAAAGTAGCAGAGGTATAAGCTATGCCAATAGATACCAAGATTACACAGAAGGAAGAAATTTTTGGGTGAATTATAAATTAGACTTTTAA
- the tgt gene encoding tRNA guanosine(34) transglycosylase Tgt has translation MEFNLQKIDGKARAGVLKLAHGEIQTPIFMPVGTQACVKALDFNDLLALNAPIILGNTYHLYLRPGSEIVKQLGGLHHFSRFPRNFLTDSGGFQAFSLSDHVKVSDEGILFKSHIDGSKHFFTPQKVLEIQYDLNSDIMMILDDLVGLPASKERILKSINRTSKWANEAITFHNAQKIQAREQGREFTNHIFAINQGGTDREFREISAKDLTSMADFDGYAIGGLAVGEPNELMYETLEFTTPLLPKDKPRYLMGVGTPQDIVEAIARGVDMFDCVMPTRNARNGTIFTHFGKLSIKSPRFKLDTMPLDSKCHCYTCQNFSRAYLHHLFRAGEMTYFRLASIHNLAYYLDLVREAREAILKGEFQDFYQKFYSNLEN, from the coding sequence ATGGAATTTAATTTGCAAAAAATTGATGGCAAAGCAAGAGCAGGTGTTCTCAAACTTGCACACGGAGAAATCCAAACACCAATTTTTATGCCTGTTGGCACACAAGCTTGTGTAAAAGCTTTGGATTTTAATGATTTATTAGCACTTAACGCCCCTATTATTTTAGGCAATACTTATCATCTTTATTTGCGACCAGGATCGGAGATTGTAAAGCAGTTAGGAGGATTGCATCATTTTAGCCGATTCCCAAGAAATTTTTTGACCGATAGTGGCGGATTCCAAGCTTTTAGTTTGAGTGATCATGTTAAAGTTTCTGATGAAGGAATTTTATTTAAAAGCCATATTGATGGAAGTAAGCATTTTTTTACTCCCCAAAAGGTTTTGGAGATTCAATATGATTTAAATAGTGATATTATGATGATTTTAGATGATTTAGTGGGTTTGCCAGCAAGCAAAGAGCGTATTTTAAAATCTATTAATCGCACGAGTAAATGGGCTAATGAGGCAATCACTTTTCACAATGCTCAAAAGATTCAAGCAAGAGAGCAGGGCAGGGAATTTACCAATCATATTTTTGCAATCAATCAAGGCGGAACCGATAGAGAGTTTAGAGAGATAAGTGCAAAAGATTTGACTTCAATGGCGGATTTTGATGGTTATGCTATTGGAGGATTAGCAGTGGGAGAGCCTAATGAATTAATGTATGAAACGCTAGAATTCACCACTCCGCTTTTGCCTAAGGATAAACCTCGTTATTTAATGGGAGTTGGCACACCACAAGACATTGTAGAAGCCATTGCAAGGGGTGTGGATATGTTTGATTGTGTGATGCCCACAAGAAATGCGCGTAATGGCACAATCTTTACTCATTTTGGCAAACTCTCTATCAAATCACCTCGCTTTAAGCTTGATACTATGCCTTTGGATTCTAAATGCCATTGTTACACTTGTCAAAATTTCTCAAGAGCTTATTTGCATCATCTTTTTAGAGCAGGAGAGATGACTTATTTCCGTCTTGCGAGTATTCATAATCTAGCTTATTATTTGGATTTAGTTAGAGAGGCTAGGGAAGCTATTTTAAAGGGTGAGTTTCAAGATTTCTATCAAAAATTTTATTCTAATTTGGAAAACTAA
- a CDS encoding flagellar assembly protein A codes for MLFASRGYKIFEKIGDVKSFLKEQSQIHQEEMDFYLLDFITLCSRQGEDNFKSISTLNLFDKDTNYIAKVDIKQLYKIEVCKKKERENLPFKIELMPQVDTILMATLIPMVRIERYERLKSDIYQELYRAMMLEGYLIGIREFNELNLQIDAFIENLKAHSIAPKITFKVASGVASCEGESEKLEIYHKMQDESAACDLRTKFIPKICLKAVHKGDLLLDYTKAIKGHIGRDLKGEILSIKPIKSHQIRNDSSIVALEDSTHIKFCARKDGFLKEIAPLYFIIDDELNAKKQETANSLKILKINGLTHTDSRIEAKIAYIKSHKGNIKADMVVINVLEKGIVEAKVAYVESMLGGKIIADYVYVKNIRSYNEIYFRHSLVVDNILGEHNLFEYNPTKFAFSKKDRAEYLVLKNKLQVSLKHLRKRMDEVYTFLLAMQSKVHKIVYDFQDKTIPKSLQNILDQYDKSLKNYQDLLEEYRDIVNINYHNERLLENIDKAILGAKVVICGEIGEAETIIRFKFYNNEEEVLLRALLSKENPARFFEVIEDNNRLKIQALEDYDDKQRDWIAEFFPRENLVN; via the coding sequence ATGCTTTTTGCCTCAAGAGGCTATAAGATTTTTGAAAAGATTGGAGATGTTAAAAGTTTTTTAAAAGAGCAAAGTCAAATTCATCAAGAAGAAATGGATTTCTATCTTTTAGATTTTATCACTCTTTGTAGTCGCCAAGGGGAAGATAATTTCAAAAGCATTAGCACGCTCAATCTTTTTGATAAAGACACTAATTACATTGCTAAAGTTGATATTAAGCAGCTTTATAAGATTGAGGTGTGTAAGAAGAAAGAAAGAGAAAATCTGCCCTTTAAAATTGAGTTAATGCCTCAAGTGGATACAATATTAATGGCAACTTTGATTCCGATGGTTAGAATAGAGCGTTATGAAAGATTGAAGTCTGATATTTATCAAGAACTTTACCGAGCAATGATGCTAGAAGGCTATCTTATTGGAATTAGAGAGTTTAATGAGTTGAATTTACAAATTGATGCTTTTATTGAGAATCTTAAAGCTCATAGTATTGCCCCAAAAATTACCTTTAAAGTTGCCTCTGGAGTAGCAAGTTGTGAGGGTGAAAGCGAGAAGCTTGAAATTTACCATAAAATGCAAGATGAAAGTGCGGCTTGTGATTTGAGAACTAAATTTATTCCTAAAATTTGCTTGAAAGCTGTGCATAAAGGAGATTTGCTTTTAGACTATACCAAAGCCATTAAAGGGCATATTGGCAGGGATTTAAAGGGAGAGATTCTGTCAATTAAACCTATTAAATCGCATCAAATTAGAAATGATTCAAGTATTGTTGCCTTAGAAGATTCTACGCATATTAAATTTTGTGCGAGAAAAGATGGATTTTTAAAAGAAATAGCCCCCCTTTATTTTATTATTGATGATGAATTGAATGCCAAAAAACAAGAAACTGCTAATTCTTTAAAAATACTAAAAATTAATGGTTTGACACATACTGATTCAAGGATTGAAGCCAAAATTGCCTATATTAAATCGCACAAAGGCAACATTAAAGCTGATATGGTAGTGATTAATGTTTTAGAAAAAGGCATTGTAGAGGCTAAAGTGGCTTATGTGGAGAGTATGCTTGGTGGGAAGATTATCGCTGATTATGTTTATGTTAAAAATATCCGCTCTTATAATGAAATTTATTTCCGCCATTCTTTGGTGGTGGATAATATCTTAGGAGAACACAATCTTTTTGAATACAACCCTACTAAATTTGCTTTTAGCAAAAAGGATAGGGCAGAATATTTGGTGTTAAAAAATAAACTGCAAGTTAGCCTTAAGCATCTAAGAAAGAGAATGGATGAGGTTTATACTTTTTTGCTTGCTATGCAAAGCAAAGTGCATAAAATCGTTTATGACTTTCAAGATAAAACTATTCCAAAAAGTCTTCAAAATATTTTAGATCAATATGATAAATCACTTAAGAATTATCAAGATCTTTTAGAAGAATATCGGGATATTGTTAATATTAATTATCATAATGAAAGGCTATTAGAGAATATTGATAAGGCTATTTTAGGAGCCAAAGTTGTTATTTGTGGAGAGATTGGAGAGGCAGAAACAATAATTAGATTCAAGTTTTATAATAATGAAGAAGAAGTTTTGCTTAGAGCATTGCTTAGCAAAGAGAATCCAGCAAGATTTTTTGAAGTTATAGAAGATAACAATCGCCTCAAGATTCAGGCATTAGAAGATTATGATGATAAGCAACGCGATTGGATTGCAGAGTTTTTTCCTAGAGAAAATCTTGTTAATTAA
- a CDS encoding bacteriohemerythrin codes for MLEWSEEFSIKNLLLDDEHKYLFQCLAIANRLANSPIENKEKLLLALINRFLEYTITHFKDEENHMQRVYFPFAEQHKRSHNGLVNILQNFKIDSKDTQKSCEKFYVFSKNWLINHILKEDKRLEAYHSCLVDAGEIPYSLEQQTKIMALSQNIHKIEEQKHHNYICLCPTKVFEVCDSLHEMMQTKQTFLRCKACKQPLVLIDERLQEEQYYETLTKKYFQ; via the coding sequence ATGCTAGAGTGGAGTGAAGAATTTAGTATTAAAAATCTACTTTTAGATGATGAACATAAATACCTTTTTCAATGTTTGGCAATTGCTAATCGTTTGGCAAATTCTCCTATTGAAAATAAAGAGAAATTATTATTAGCACTTATTAATCGCTTTTTGGAATACACTATCACTCATTTTAAAGATGAGGAAAACCATATGCAGCGAGTTTATTTTCCTTTTGCAGAACAACATAAAAGATCCCATAATGGTTTAGTTAATATCTTGCAAAATTTTAAAATTGATTCCAAAGACACTCAAAAAAGTTGTGAGAAATTTTATGTTTTTTCAAAAAATTGGTTGATTAATCATATCTTAAAAGAAGATAAGCGACTAGAAGCATATCATAGTTGTTTGGTAGATGCTGGTGAGATTCCTTATTCTTTAGAGCAGCAAACCAAAATTATGGCACTTAGTCAAAATATTCATAAGATTGAAGAGCAAAAACACCATAATTATATTTGTCTCTGCCCCACAAAAGTCTTTGAAGTTTGTGATTCTTTGCACGAAATGATGCAGACAAAACAGACTTTTTTGCGTTGCAAGGCGTGTAAGCAACCTTTAGTTTTAATTGATGAGAGATTGCAAGAAGAGCAATATTATGAAACACTCACTAAAAAATATTTTCAATAA
- a CDS encoding N-acetylmuramoyl-L-alanine amidase family protein, producing MLKIIILFFCFFHFVWGNNLEIHSIKQTANGITLGFNQTIEKKDFKSFVLESKEGLRYVYDIPAVLMGKAKLLKFEGEISLRIAQNSPTKVRLVIQSPKKLTISLNTSQKQAHFSFLKTISISSLFENNTQQETLQKNNKIIVIDPGHGGKDCGAIGVNKTCEKIIVLNIGKYLRDVLQARGYKVYMTRSSDKFIKLRERTSFANDKEADLFISIHANAIVDNKNSLEGVESYFLSTARSEKAKNVAALENKDDIESMNYFSKQSVLNTLNTQRIIASNRLAIDIQYGMLQSLRKNYKIVDGGVREGPFWVLVGALMPSVLLEVGYITHPTEGKRLAQTAFQKNIAKGIADGIDNYFIKNP from the coding sequence ATGCTAAAAATCATTATTTTATTTTTCTGCTTTTTTCATTTTGTTTGGGGTAATAATTTAGAGATTCATTCTATTAAGCAAACTGCAAATGGAATCACGCTTGGTTTTAACCAAACTATTGAAAAAAAAGATTTTAAAAGTTTTGTGCTAGAAAGCAAAGAAGGATTGCGTTATGTCTATGATATACCCGCAGTTCTTATGGGTAAGGCAAAATTATTAAAATTTGAAGGAGAGATTAGCCTAAGAATCGCACAAAATTCTCCAACAAAAGTGCGCTTAGTTATCCAAAGCCCAAAGAAACTAACTATCTCTTTAAATACTTCTCAAAAACAAGCGCATTTTTCCTTTCTTAAGACAATCTCTATCTCATCGTTGTTTGAAAATAACACACAACAAGAAACCTTACAAAAAAACAATAAAATCATTGTGATTGATCCTGGTCACGGCGGAAAAGATTGTGGAGCCATTGGGGTTAATAAAACTTGCGAAAAAATTATTGTTCTAAATATTGGGAAATATTTAAGAGATGTCTTACAAGCGCGTGGCTACAAAGTCTATATGACAAGAAGTAGCGATAAATTTATCAAACTACGAGAGAGGACAAGTTTTGCCAATGATAAAGAAGCAGACTTGTTTATTTCAATCCACGCTAATGCCATTGTTGATAATAAAAATTCACTAGAAGGAGTGGAGAGCTATTTTCTCTCCACTGCAAGAAGTGAAAAGGCAAAAAATGTCGCGGCACTAGAAAATAAAGATGATATTGAATCAATGAATTACTTTTCTAAACAATCTGTTTTAAACACTCTAAACACGCAAAGAATTATCGCCTCAAATCGACTTGCTATTGACATACAATATGGAATGCTACAATCTCTAAGAAAAAATTACAAAATTGTTGATGGCGGAGTGAGAGAAGGTCCTTTTTGGGTTTTAGTGGGAGCTTTGATGCCATCAGTTCTACTAGAAGTTGGTTATATCACACACCCAACAGAGGGCAAACGACTAGCACAAACCGCATTCCAAAAAAATATTGCCAAAGGGATTGCCGATGGCATTGATAATTATTTTATAAAAAATCCATAG
- the pseF gene encoding pseudaminic acid cytidylyltransferase yields the protein MQVECICIIPARGGSKRIPRKNIKNFLGKPILAYSIENAKDSGIFSKIYVSSEDGEILECAKQFGALPLERAEALSGDFIGTREVIIEGIQKLKLQDEWVCCLYATAPLLNAKRLQEAFLCRDDSCYLLSAVEYDYSPFRAFRIEENKNKMLFVQHFTKRSQDLEKIYHDAGQFYFARAKVWQNRENIFEDSKSFLLSRREVQDIDTLEDWEEAEIKYQILKQREE from the coding sequence ATGCAAGTAGAATGTATTTGCATTATTCCTGCGCGTGGAGGTAGTAAAAGGATTCCAAGAAAAAATATTAAAAATTTTTTAGGCAAACCAATTCTTGCTTATAGCATTGAAAATGCAAAGGATAGTGGAATTTTTTCTAAAATTTATGTCTCTAGCGAAGATGGTGAGATTTTGGAGTGTGCAAAGCAGTTTGGGGCTTTGCCGCTTGAGCGAGCAGAGGCTTTGAGTGGAGATTTTATAGGGACAAGAGAAGTGATTATAGAGGGAATCCAAAAGCTAAAATTACAAGATGAATGGGTGTGTTGTCTCTATGCAACAGCACCACTTTTAAATGCAAAGAGATTGCAAGAGGCATTTTTATGCCGTGATGATTCGTGTTATCTTTTATCAGCCGTAGAATATGATTATTCTCCCTTTAGAGCCTTTAGAATAGAAGAAAATAAAAATAAAATGCTTTTTGTTCAACATTTCACCAAGCGTTCTCAAGATTTGGAAAAAATTTATCACGATGCAGGGCAATTTTACTTTGCTAGGGCAAAAGTATGGCAGAATAGGGAGAATATCTTTGAAGATTCAAAGAGCTTTTTACTCTCAAGGAGAGAAGTTCAAGATATTGATACGCTAGAAGATTGGGAAGAAGCCGAGATCAAATATCAGATTCTTAAACAGAGAGAGGAATAA